A region of Oncorhynchus masou masou isolate Uvic2021 chromosome 29, UVic_Omas_1.1, whole genome shotgun sequence DNA encodes the following proteins:
- the LOC135519617 gene encoding glucagon-1-like → MKSTHSFAGLLLLIIVQSSWQIPQESTEDNSSLLTEDSMFSEPRELSNMKRHSEGTFSNDYSKYLESRRAQDFVQWLMNSKRSGGPIKRHAEGTYTSDVSSYLQDQAAKEFVSWLKNGRGRRE, encoded by the exons ATGAAAAGCACCCACTCTTTCGCTGGACTTCTGCTCTTGATCATTGTTCAGAGCAGCTGGCAGATCCCGCAGGAGAGCACAGAGGACAACTCTAG CCTGTTGACAGAGGACTCCATGTTCAGTGAGCCAAGGGAGCTTTCAAACATGAAGAGACATTCAGAGGGAACATTCTCTAACGACTACAGTAAATATCTTGAGTCGAGACGAGCACAAGACTTTGTCCAGTGGCTAATGAACTCCAAGAGAAGTGG TGGTCCCATCAAACGGCATGCAGAGGGTACCTACACCAGCGACGTGAGCTCCTACCTGCAGGACCAGGCAGCCAAGGAGTTTGTGTCCTGGCTAAAGAATGGCCGAGGCAGACGAGAATAG